One window from the genome of Paramisgurnus dabryanus chromosome 24, PD_genome_1.1, whole genome shotgun sequence encodes:
- the LOC135728307 gene encoding mast cell protease 4-like, whose protein sequence is MIILMLLLGALLPHVTITGYANVGIINGTEAKSRPYMVSVQKNGQHICGGFLVSKQFVMTAAHCFENGDKLTVVVGAHDLNRNSPRIAVKFYHIHPGYDSAELLNDIMILQLSATPKKIKNVKSISIPKKDKNIKANTKCSVAGWGKQKTNGSVSKQLMEVDVKIIDSKECQKSWKGTTSRMVCVFGEGGFCQGDSGGPLVCDGIAVGVVSFNEKNNCDKPTRPNVYTRISKFLTWINAILGGVKKDFDY, encoded by the exons ATGATCATCTTAATGCTTCTGCTTGGTGCTTTACTACCCCATGTGACCATAACAG gaTATGCAAATGTGGGAATAATAAATGGCACAGAGGCAAAATCCAGACCCTACATGGTTTCGGTTCAGAAAAATGGGCAACACATCTGTGGTGGCTTTCTTGTGTCCAAACAGTTTGTCATGACGGCTGCACACTGCTTTGAAAA TGGAGACAAACTGACGGTTGTGGTTGGAGCTCATGATCTCAACCGCAATTCTCCCCGCATAGCTGTGAAGTTTTACCACATACATCCTGGTTATGACTCTGCAGAGCTGCTAAATGACATCATGATACTTCAG ctcaGCGCAAcgcccaaaaaaataaaaaatgtcaaatCGATCTCCATCCCAAAAAAAGACAAGAACATCAAGGCCAATACCAAATGCAGTGTTGCAGGCTGGGGTAAACAGAAGACCAACGGTTCTGTAAGTAAACAACTTATGGAGGTTGACGTCAAAATCATTGACAGCAAAGAATGTCAGAAGTCTTGGAAAGGAACAACCTCAAGgatggtgtgtgtgtttggtgaAGGAGGATTTTGCCAG GGAGATTCTGGAGGTCCTTTGGTGTGTGACGGCATTGCAGTCGGTGTCGTTTCATTCAACGAGAAGAACAACTGCGACAAACCAACAAGGCCAAATGTCTACACCAGGATTTCTAAATTTTTGACATGGATAAATGCTATACTTGGAGGTGTAAAGAAAGATTTTGATTATTAA